Proteins encoded together in one Prunus dulcis chromosome 3, ALMONDv2, whole genome shotgun sequence window:
- the LOC117622611 gene encoding uncharacterized protein LOC117622611 encodes MAATKASIFASSTQPFPTTPSIFGSKASPPVSNTLASSFKGFSLPRCPSIRKQVVKGNGKVSAAAATVAVTPVEEPKEVTLPSWAMFELGRAPVYWKTMNGLPPTAGEKLRIFYNPAANNIVPNEEFGIAFNGGFNQPIMCGGEPRAMLSKSRGKADSPIYSIQICIPRHALNLIFSFTNGGDWDGPYRLQFQVPKALRNKPIEVFNEGLTEELSKDGACERAIFPDTSVVVTRCTMIGNLNVEGGDRCNLNLVPGCTDPSSPSYDPLANVDDGSCPIELDSDSQ; translated from the exons ATGGCAGCAACAAAAGCGTCAATCTTTGCGTCTTCCACACAACCTTTTCCAACCACACCGTCCATTTTTGGAAGCAAAGCAAGCCCTCCTGTTTCAAACACTCTTG CTAGCAGTTTTAAGGGATTTTCATTGCCAAGGTGTCCTTCGATAAGGAAGCAAGTCGTCAAGGGCAATGGGAAAGTTAGTGCTGCTGCGGCTACAGTTGCAGTAACTCCTGTGGAGGAGCCCAAAGA GGTCACACTTCCATCATGGGCCATGTTTGAACTTGGGAGGGCACCTGTATATTGGAAAACCATGAACGGCCTTCCTCCTACAGCT GGAGAAAAGctaaggattttctacaacccAGCTGCAAATAATATTGTTCCAAATGAAGAATTTGGGATTGCATTTAATG GAGGTTTTAATCAGCCTATAATGTGTGGGGGTGAGCCAAGGGCAATGCTTAGTAAAAGTCGAGGCAAAGCTGATTCCCCAATATATTCCATTCAAATATGCATTCCCAGGCATG CCCTGAACTTAATCTTTTCATTTACAAATGGAGGTGATTGGGATGGTCCTTACAGGCTACAATTTCAAGTTCCTAAGGCTTTGAGAAACAAACCGATTGAAGTCTTTAATGAG GGATTAACAGAAGAGTTGAGTAAAGACGGCGCATGTGAAAGAGCAATCTTTCCCGATACTAGCGTTGTCGTAACAAGATGCACTATGATTGGGAATTTGAATGTTGAAGGA GGCGATCGTTGCAACCTTAATCTCGTACCGGGATGCACAGATCCTAGTTCACCCTCCTACGATCCGCTTGCCAATGTAGATGATGGATCATGCCCAATTGAGCTAGATTCTGACTCTCAGTAG
- the LOC117622371 gene encoding protein LURP-one-related 5-like yields the protein MKEGLLENSRFVFDQETLLTVCKTCLFFPGDGFTVYDCKGQLVFRVDSYGPDPRDRSEVVLMDAHGRCLLTVRRKRPSLHQRWEGFEGERTDGQKPIFSVRRSSIIGRSSMTVEVYGDPGEEYQIEGSFPQRCCTIFNAEKESVAEIRRKVDASTHVVLGKDVFSLCIKPGFDGAFGMGLVLVLDQINGDDYGDDGIEMDPTAEG from the exons ATGAAAGAGGGGTTGCTTGAGAATTCTAGGTTCGTATTTGATCAAGAGACCCTCCTCACCGTTTGCAAAACCTGCCTCTTCTTCCCCGGCGATGGCTTCACTGTCTACGACTGCAAGGGCCAACTCGTCTTCCGGGTTGACTCGTACGGCCCCGACCCGCGCGACAGAAGCGAAGTCGTCCTCATGGACGCCCACGGCCGCTGCCTCCTCACTGTACGCCGCaag AGGCCGAGTCTGCATCAACGGTGGGAAGGGTTTGAGGGGGAGAGAACGGACGGCCAGAAGCCCATCTTCAGCGTGCGAAGGTCGTCCATAATCGGACGGTCCAGCATGACCGTGGAGGTGTACGGAGACCCAGGCGAGGAGTACCAGATCGAGGGCTCATTTCCGCAGAGATGCTGCACGATCTTCAATGCGGAGAAGGAATCAGTGGCTGAGATTCGACGCAAAGTGGATGCTTCCACCCACGTGGTGCTTGGGAAGGacgttttctctctctgcatcAAGCCCGGGTTTGATGGGGCCTTTGGTATGGGATTGGTGCTCGTCCTTGATCAAATAAACGGTGATGATTATGGGGATGATGGTATTGAGATGGACCCCACCGCAGAGGGTTAG
- the LOC117622610 gene encoding palmitoyl-monogalactosyldiacylglycerol delta-7 desaturase, chloroplastic-like — MDLITSPPSNPKTHHCFPLHRMFNRPGRPVLGFRPLPQSSKVLNFVHYDSKQSQPNKFLTSTKLFSHLLTNSNRTVPTISTNAALSEATEPEADTEPGKYRRILLSDVIVKRPRNVFMGREWNLRDMATAGVVLAMHLLSLFAPFQFNWGAFWVAVALYVVTGLFGITLSYHRNLSHKSFKLPKWLEYLFAYCAVQALQGSPIDWVSTHRYHHQFCDSERDPHSPVEGFWCSHISWLFDTNSVAERCGGSNNAGDLEKQPFYQLIQKTYIAHPIALGVLLYAMGGFPFLVWGMGVRIIWVYHITWLVNSACHVWGKQAWNTCDLSRNNWWVALLAFGEGWHNNHHAFEYSARHGLNWWQLDMTWYVVKFLQAIGLATDVKLPTEAHKQRMALN; from the exons ATGGATTTGATCACATCACCACCGTCCAATCCCAAAACCCACCATTGTTTCCCTCTTCACCGCATGTTTAACCGGCCAGGAAGACCCGTTTTAGGGTTCAGGCCATTGCCTCAGAGTTCCAAGGTCCTAAATTTTGTTCATTATGATTCAAAACAATCACAACCCAATAAGTTTTTAACAAGCACAAAGCTTTTCAGCCATTTGCTTACCAATTCCAACAGAACAGTACCAACCATAAGTACCAATGCAGCTTTGTCCGAAGCCACAGAACCAGAGGCAGACACAGAGCCAGGGAAGTATAGGAGAATTCTATTGTCTGATGTGATTGTGAAGAGGCCTAGGAATGTGTTTATGGGGAGAGAATGGAACTTAAGGGATATGGCCACAGCTGGTGTTGTTTTGGCAATGCATTTGCTCAGTCTTTTTGCAccttttcaattcaattggGGAGCTTTTTGGGTGGCAGTGGCACTTTATGTTGTGACTGGTCTATTTGGCATCACTCTTTCTTATCATAGGAATCTTTCACACAAGAGTTTCAAGCTCCCCAAGTGGCTCGAATACTTGTTTGCTTATTGTGCAGTTCAAGCACTTCAG gGGAGCCCAATTGATTGGGTGAGCACACATAGGTACCACCACCAGTTTTGTGATTCAGAGAGAGACCCACATAGCCCAGTTGAAGGTTTCTGGTGTAGTCACATTAGTTGGCTCTTTGATACCAATTCTGTGGCTGAAAGG TGTGGGGGATCAAATAATGCTGGGGATTTAGAGAAGCAGCCCTTCTATCAGCTCATTCAGAAAACTTACATTGCTCACCCCATTGCTCTTGGAGTTCTACTGTATGCAATGGGAGGATTCCCATTCCTTGTGTGGGGAATG GGTGTGAGAATTATATGGGTATACCACATTACATGGCTGGTTAACTCGGCTTGCCACGTGTGGGGAAAGCAAGCATGGAATACTTGTGACTTGTCCAGGAACAATTG GTGGGTGGCATTATTAGCATTTGGAGAGGGTTGGCACAATAATCACCACGCTTTTGAGTACTCAGCTAGACATGGCCTCAATTGGTGGCAGCTTGACATGACTTGGTATGTTGTGAAATTTCTCCAAGCTATTGGATTGGCAACTGACGTGAAGTTACCCACAGAGGCCCACAAACAAAGAATGGCTTTGAACTAA
- the LOC117623010 gene encoding pseudo histidine-containing phosphotransfer protein 6, with protein MLGLGADRLRADMNRLLAMLFHQGVLDEQFLQLQQLQDESSPNFVSEVVNIYFHESEKLLKNLRELLMDREFSDYKKMGTHLNQFMGSSSSIGAKRIRNVCVAFRAASEHNNRAGCLRALEVLEHEYCYLKNKLHELFQIEQQRVLAAGVRYPMQNN; from the exons ATGTTGGGGTTGGGTGCTGATCGGTTGCGAGCCGACATGAATCGGTTGCTCGCAATGCTCTTTCACCAG GGAGTTTTGGATGAGCAATTCTTGCAGCTTCAACAGCTCCAAGATGAGAGCTCCCCAAACTTTGTTTCTGAAGTTGTCAACATCTACTTTCATGAGTCTGAGAAGCTCTTAAAAAATCTCAGAGAATTATT GATGGATAGAGAGTTCTCGGACTACAAGAAAATGGGGACACATTTGAATCAGTTTATGGGAAGCAGCTCAAGCATTGGAGCCAAGAGAATCAGAAACGTCTGCGTTGCTTTTCGCGCTGCTTCTGAACACAACAACCGTGCTGG GTGCCTGAGAGCTTTGGAGGTGCTAGAACATGAATATTGCTACCTCAAGAACAAATTGCATGAATTATTCCAA ATAGAGCAGCAACGAGTCTTGGCAGCTGGGGTTAGGTACCCAATGCAGAACAATTAA
- the LOC117621603 gene encoding protein LURP-one-related 5-like, with product MKEGLLENSRFVFDQETLLTVCKTCLFFPGDGFTVYDCKGQLVFRVDSYGPDPRDRSEVVLMDAHGRCLLTVRRKRPSLHQRWEGFEGERTDGQKPIFSVRRSSIIGRSSMTVEVYGDPGEEYQIEGSFAQRCCTIFNAEKESVAEIRRKVDASTHVVLGKDVFSLCIKPGFDGAFGMGLVLVLDQINGDDYGDDGIEMDPTAEG from the exons ATGAAAGAGGGGTTGCTTGAGAATTCTAGGTTCGTATTTGATCAAGAGACCCTCCTCACCGTTTGCAAAACCTGCCTCTTCTTCCCCGGCGATGGCTTCACTGTCTACGACTGCAAGGGCCAACTCGTCTTCCGGGTTGACTCGTACGGCCCCGACCCGCGCGACAGAAGCGAAGTCGTCCTCATGGACGCCCACGGCCGCTGCCTCCTCACTGTACGCCGCaag AGGCCGAGTCTGCATCAACGGTGGGAAGGGTTTGAGGGGGAGAGAACGGACGGCCAGAAGCCCATCTTCAGCGTGCGAAGGTCGTCCATTATCGGACGGTCCAGCATGACCGTGGAGGTGTACGGAGACCCAGGCGAGGAGTACCAGATCGAGGGCTCATTTGCGCAGAGATGCTGCACGATCTTCAATGCGGAGAAGGAATCAGTGGCTGAGATTCGACGCAAAGTGGATGCTTCCACCCACGTGGTGCTTGGGAAGGacgttttctctctctgcatcAAGCCCGGGTTTGATGGGGCCTTTGGTATGGGATTGGTGCTCGTCCTTGATCAGATCAACGGTGATGATTATGGGGATGATGGTATTGAGATGGACCCCACCGCAGAGGGTTAG